In the genome of Malania oleifera isolate guangnan ecotype guangnan chromosome 5, ASM2987363v1, whole genome shotgun sequence, the window atttgtaAGTAATAGTTATATTTAATTTTACATGCTATTGAGCTTTCATTTTTGTTAGtctatatttgaataaattttagtTCTTGAGATAAATTTTAATTCTTGTGTCTAAGCTATCCAAACAATGTAAAGTTTTAACATAGATTTTTTTAAAGAAGAGGTTTAGCCTGAAAATCTATGCCACAAAATTTCAGATTCAGAAAAGTGCGTTCTATTAAGGTacatttggatcaaggattttatgtaggaaaaaaaaggaaaagaaaataaggaggaaacttatttatttatttatttttacattttcctTCTCTATGAAATACTATcaaaactaaaagtttattttaacatgactaaaaattttaaaaaataaaatattaaggacgtgtaaaattaaatttttgttcataaatatatatatatatatatatatatatattattttttctcattttactTGATAACATGACTTGAAAAGGAggattcttttatttttttctttccttttcctaatattttcttAGTTCCAAACGAGGCTTAATAAAGTTGGAAATGCTTAAATTCAATTACATTCCACCTAGTTTATTTTAAACCGAACTAGTGCTAGATGAGAGATACTAGATTAAGGTTGCAAACGATCCAACTTGATACGAGCTCTTCATAATATTAACGAGTAGTTATCTAGTTCAATTTTGTAGCTTATTTAGTAAACAAACCGATCATGAACAGAGGCTCAACTCGTTTCGGCTCGTGAACAGTTTGATTATAACTTAGTTTAGGCTTCTTCAATAAGTTTGAATTAGAATTATTTATGCGACTAATTCAATAAGGTCGAATTAGACTTGATAAACTGCAATGAGCTTCAAAGTAGGTACAATTTGTGTATAGAATTATTTAGATCAAACTCAATAACATGAATATGAATTTAGTTATAAAATTACTGTTTAAGATTAACTTTAAAGGTTTATAGACTAACTTGATAGGGAAAAAACTTTTAATAAAGCATTAGTAAGAGTCACTTTTCAATTTCTTTGCTTACAAAAATCTCTTATATTTTAAAATGAGAAGtttcaaaaaaatcaaattattgTAAGCATCTCATTAATTCAGTTCGATAAGAGTCGTGAACTCATTCATTTGAATAATAAATAcctttaaataaatatattaaaatgtagtctttgtataataaataaatttaaataaataaattaaaatttagacTAACTAAACTTAAACTCAAATTTGGTTGAAAATTTAATGAACAAATTTGAACATGTACCTCATATATCTGTTTTAAAATTGTCACGGGTGAGAAAAAGCATGCCGCAAAGGAGGAAAGAAAGCAAGCTTCCGTAGTGGGGATGAGCGTAGGCCTTTCCTAATCTTTATTTATCCAGGTCCAACGGCCGCTAGTCAGTCACTAGCCGTTGTTTTCAAAATTGACACTCCCTCTGCACGGACACATGCCCGTCATAGTCTCAATTTCGCTCAAgccatttttattctttttttcttttcctcttttccttttttagttTCCTAGTTTCTCACTCCCAaccacccaaaacccaaaacccaaaacagaAAGCCACATCGCtgggtttttgaaatttgaagtCTTGGGTTTTCGaaatttgaggttttttttttttttttttggaatttgggTATATTGCCTTGATTGAAGTCGTGCTGAAATTCCTGCTAATTTGATTGAGATTGATAGAGCTAAAACGGGACCTCTTCACCTACATAGGTTcaagctcttcttcttcttcttcttcttcttccggtATTTCATGGGTTTTTATTAGTATTGAATCTATTGATATTATTTATCTAAGGTGGGTCTCTTCCAACAGAAAATTTGAACTTCTTGTTGTTTTCCCTCGAAGCTGATTAGATTAACATGAGTGGATCACACGAGAACAGCAGTCCGGGTTTCAAGAAACCCCAGCAATTTCAAGGTAGATGGCTAGATGCAATGAAAACCGTTCACTTCATTTTATCTTCTCATTTAACGTAATGTTCTCCTATAAAGCTTCTAATTCATTTCAACACTTCAATATCACCTCCCATTATGGGTTTTCCCCCATTAAATTTAAAAAGGAGGCCCAAGAATGGGAGTTTCAAAGCATAAATTTCAAGGGCCGCAACCCAATCAGCGACGAGCTCTCAGCAACATTAATCAGAACACCATGGGAGCTACCCTACACCCCTGCACAGAACTGTCAGTGCAATTTTTTTGTTTAGAAGCCTGAAGCTTTTTCTTTAGCTTTTGTATGAAGCTTGTTGCCAATTTAAATCTTTTCCCATCTCCTTTCAATTAATTCAAGTTTTGTTTTTAATACCTAGGAAAGCTGGACTCCAAGAAAATAGCTCGATGATTTCAGCTTACAGATCAATAAAAAGGTTGAAAATGACTCTCTTCTATAGCTTCAGTGTTTAATTTCTTTAATGTCTGAGTTGAATGCATAGTGGGTCGCTGAATTTTTTCACAATTCTTTCTGATATGGTCACCGTacaatatatgtgtgtgtgtatttttcaTTATCTCCATTATACAGTCCAAATCTTTGTAATTTCAATCCAACGGTTATACCAGGTTTACATGTAAATTGGGACAATTTAGGATTTATGGTGACCACAttggaaagaaaaattttcaaTGACCAACACATAACATTTTAAAAATTCAGTAACCAACTGAGAATTGAACTCTTTAATGCTCAGCCAAAATTAATTTCAAATCCTTATTATTTGTGTAGGAAGTTTGCAGCACAAACAGAATGCAAGCTGTGGCATTTGTCCAATGTAATTTTCTTTCAAGACAATAAAAATGGAAGATTTACTGGTTTAAGCATATTGGACTGAACTCTTTCTTGGACTAATTATGTTAGCAGGAAACAAAGAGATCAACCTCGTTATTCTCAAATCCAAAAGAGTTGCAAGATTACACAATCATAGATGTCAAAGAGCACAAGGATGCTACTAATATTCCAGATCCAGTATCTGTAAGGCACATTGGAACAATGCTCAATGGAATAGATCAGACAGTatcatgttaatttttttttgtaattggATTTATACTTTTCCTTTTCTTAAGCATATTGTACTGAAGTTTGCCTTGGACTAATTATGTTAACAGGAAACAAAGAGATCGAGATTGTTATACTGGAACTCAAATGGGACGCAAGATTGCACCATCATAGATGTGGAGGAGTACAAGGATGCGACTAATAATCCAGATACGGTGTCCATAGTGCACACCGAGGCAATGCTCAATGAAATTGACACTATGGTGttgtgttttcttttcttttctttctttgtttctttctttcttttttaataagAGCATGGGTTTTGTAGCCACAAAACATCATTGTCTGTGTTGGTATCCTGAATTGGAATTCTATAGGAAGTTGAGATGGAAGATGTAGCAGAGGAGCCCATTTTGGATATTGATAGCTGTGATATGGGAAACCCACTTGCAGTTGTTGAGTATGTAGATGACATTTATGCTTACTATAGGGAAAATGAGGTAAATTCTTTGCTTTATTTACGAAAGCATCCCTGCTTTCTTTGGAAAAGCTCAAAGTCAAATTCATGGTTTCATTCATAACTTTGTAGTTTTATATGTTCACACTCTTGGACTATACTATTCTATACTCTTTGATTGGGAATTGTGTCCTCAAATTAAGTCAATTCTTCTTTGATATGTTATTTATTCAGATTTTAAACTCTAAAATATCTTAGGTTGCTTTGTGTGAAGAAAATGCATGCTTATGGAATGTCGGTAATAATAGAATGCGATAAAATTGGCAAGTTGTTCAGACGGTTGAACGGGGTTGAAATGGAAGCTACTTTAACAAatgcattatttttttttatgatgctGTCCCAGTAAGGGAAATTAAAGAGATTAGTGGAAAGTTCTATAAAATATTGGTTACTGTCTATTATTAAGCAATTATCATCATATGTCAAATTTTATCTCTCCATTCAAATTATACAGCACATCGTTTTGACTAGTTCAATGTAGTTTTGGCCActgactttttttaaaaaaaaaaaaaaaatttctatcttTGTCATCAAATTATTTTCCTAATGTAGTCACCTTACATGCTAAGTTATAACAATGTCAGACAATTTAATTTCTAAATCATTGCAATTTCTGTCCAGTGGTTGCACCAAGTTTGCACGTGAATTGcaatgatttaaaatttaaagtgaCCGCAATAGAAGAAAAATTTTTTACAGTGACAAggataaaaatttttaaaaaattcagcaACCAAAATTGTTTCTACCTTCAATTTGACACCAATGAAAGGATGAGACCCATCCTTAATTTTGAGTTAGTGAACGGTTGTCGTATTTGTGCAGAATTCAGGTTGTATCTCTTTAAACTATATGGCACACCAATTTGACATCAATTACCAGATGAGGGCTATCCTTATTGATTGGCTTATTGAGGTATGTCATTTTGACCCTGATTTGCCTTTTTGGCATAAAATCTTGATGATGCATTTGAACGATCCATGAAAACTAAATCGGTTGTTTTCAAACCAAATGacctgaatttgaaatgagttaTTTTACTGAATGCAAGTACAATGTTTAGGATTCAATGAAATGACTTCATTGATTTCTCACCTTTGTTTCTGGAGTATCCTATTTTACTGCTATGATTCCATTTCTGTTGATGGAGTTGAGCCTTGAATGCTACCATTAACAGAATGAAATGGTGGCATTTGACTGTTATCATTCACACACACTTCGATCATCGATCCATGAAAACTAAATCGGTTGTTTTCAAACCAAATGacctgaatttgaaatgagttaTTTTACTGAATGCAAGTACAATGTTTAGGATTCAATGAAATGACTTCATTGATTTCTCACCTTTGTTTCTGGAGTATCCTATTTTACTGCTATGATTCCATTTCTGTTGATGGAGTTGAGCCTTGAATGCTACCATTAACAGAATGAAATGGTGGCATTTGACTGTTATCATTCACACACACTTCGATCATCAACTAGCTTCTCTTCGTCAATCTCTGAATCTCCTCTTTTTGAATCTTCAACTCTGTTGCACAGACTGCTAATTGGTTCATTTGAATATTAATAGGTGCACTGCAAGTTTCAGCTCATGGAGGAAACTCTGTTCCTTACCATCAATCTTATTGATAGGTTCTTAGAGTGCCAAGCAGTTGTCAGAAAGAAGCTTCAACTAGTTGGAGTTACAGCCATGCTATTAGCATGCAAGTATGAGGAGGTTTCTGCCCTGGTGGTGGAGGACATGGTTTTGATTACAGACGAGGCTTACACAAAAAAGGAAGTCTTGGATATGGTGTTTCTCCTCTTCATATGGGTTAtcccttttttttcttcctttctcttcttcctcTGAATATTTATACCAATTTTCTATGCCTTGTAGGAGAAACTAATGTTGAGGAAGCTGCAGTTCAATATGTCAGTTCCAACCCCCTATGTGTTCTTGACAAGATTCCTTAAGGCAGCTCAATCTGACAAAAAGGTTGCGTAATCACCTTGTTTAAATTATGCTTTTCGAGGATACACATGCACGTGCATATTGAATTAAGATGTTGTCTATTGTCTTTTACTTTGAGAATTGATTGgttgaattcaaagaaaaaaaggACTTTTTTTGTCTACCTTAATCTACCttcccttatttttatttctactttATAAGTTTTTGGTCTACCTTAATCaacctttctttatttttattttctactttATTTTATATCGGTAACATATTAATAACTCAATCAAAACGCAAGTATCTCCAAGAATAAAATGTTTTGTTATGCTTAATAGATAATATCTTCAGCTTGGTTTTTATCTGTGGATTCTGCCCTTTATTTGGGTAATTTTTTCGTTGCTGAACTGCCCTAAACTATGCTTTTTTGAATATATTTGCATTTGTGTGTGTAAATCAAGATGATGTTGACGAGGTAATATTAATACAGCTTGAGCTTCTGTCGTTCTTCATAGCTGAGCTCTGCCTGGTAGAGTATGAAATGCTCAAGTTTCCACCGTCTTTGCTAGCTGCAGCAGCACTTTACACTGCTCAGTGCAGTCTTTATAGGTCTAAGCAATGGTCTAGAACGATTGAGTGGCATACTAACTACTCTGAAACCCAGCTCCTGTGAGTTGTTCCTGCATTTTCTCTTTCTCCATCTTCATTTTCATGACAGACAATATAACTGGACTACGCCCATCTCCAAAATGGGTGCTGTTTCTTCCTATACATACAAACAGGGAATGCTCCAGAATGATGGTCACTTTCCATCAGAAGGCTGGACTAGGGAAACTCACTGCAGTGCACAGGAAGTACAGTCTGTGTGAGTTCAGGGGGGTGGCAAAATCTGAACCAGCCCAGTTCCTCTTGGATCATGAACGCTGACCAGAAGGTCTAGAACATATTGAGTGATTAGTTTCACCTTTTTGTGGTTTTGGTTGTTTTTTCTTGCTACAACTGCAACTCAGGTTGCCTGAAATTGAAAACTGAATCAACTGACACTTTGTGGATTTCTGCTGTTGCTGTTTGGCTGAAGCCCACAATCCATCTCAGTTGTTTGGTTTGCAAGAACAGATTGGCATCTTTTGGTTTCTTTCCCTTTGCCAATGTTCTATTATCTTGAACCTAATGTAGAAAATGTGTTCTGATGGATGATGAGAATGATAACGAAAGCTCAAGTCCTACTGCATCTATATtatttttctctttccttttttttcagattgaaattttaagaaaaaagttACAAAATATTGGGAACTATGCTACTTCAAAATTGTGATGATGATGATTTTTTCCGCTCAAGTTTTTTAATCAAAGCAACATTATTTAAATATGCTTTAGGGCccatttggaacttggaaaatattaggacaaggaaaagaaaatttttaaggaatttacatttttatgtttggttatcgaggaaagtaagaaataaaatgaaaaatatattaaatttatgaacaaaattttaattgtatacataattaatatttatattttcttaattttcaattgtataaaaataaactttcatttttaataaaagttaacatcaaaagaaaatacaatgaaaaatcaTACCTCCTTATTTTCTTTTCGTTTCCTTTTTTCGAATAAAATTCTTGATCTAAATGGAACcttaaacttaaattttattcaaaattctTGGAAAATGCAATGAAAAATCAGTTACCATATCCAAGAATTCCTTTTTTGTGTAAGCCTCGTCTGTAATTAAAACCATGTCCTCCACCACCAGGACAGAAACCTCCTCATACTTGCATGCTAGTAGTATGGCTATAACTCCAACTAGTTGAAGCTTCTTTCTGACCACTGCTCGGCACTCTAAGAACCTGTCAATAAGATTGATGGTAAGGAACAAAGTTTCCTCCATGAGCTTAAACTTGCAGTGCACCTATTAATATTCAAATGAATCAATTAGCAGTCTGCGCAATAGAGTCGAAGATTCAAAAAGAGAAGATCCAAAGATTGACAAAGAGAAGCTAGTTGATAATCGAAGTATGCGTGAAGTGTAACAGTCCAATGCCACCATTTCATTCTGTCAATGGTAGCATTCAAGGCTCAAATCCATCAACAGAAATGGAATCATAGCAGTAAAATAGGACACTCCAGAAACAAAGGTGAAAAATCAATGAAGTCATTTCATTGAATCCTAAACATTGTACTTGCATTCAGTAAAATAACTCATTTCAAATCCATGTCATTTGGTTTGAAAACCACTGATTTAGTTTTCATGGATTGTTCAAATGCATCATCAAGATTTTCTGCCTAAAAAGC includes:
- the LOC131156558 gene encoding G2/mitotic-specific cyclin-2-like → MSGSHENSSPGFKKPQQFQGGPRMGVSKHKFQGPQPNQRRALSNINQNTMGATLHPCTELKAGLQENSSMISAYRSIKRKFAAQTECKLWHLSNETKRSTSLFSNPKELQDYTIIDVKEHKDATNIPDPVSETKRSRLLYWNSNGTQDCTIIDVEEYKDATNNPDTVSIVHTEAMLNEIDTMEVEMEDVAEEPILDIDSCDMGNPLAVVEYVDDIYAYYRENENSGCISLNYMAHQFDINYQMRAILIDWLIEVHCKFQLMEETLFLTINLIDRFLECQAVVRKKLQLVGVTAMLLACKYEEVSALVVEDMVLITDEAYTKKEVLDMEKLMLRKLQFNMSVPTPYVFLTRFLKAAQSDKKLELLSFFIAELCLVEYEMLKFPPSLLAAAALYTAQCSLYRSKQWSRTIEWHTNYSETQLLECSRMMVTFHQKAGLGKLTAVHRKYSLCEFRGVAKSEPAQFLLDHER
- the LOC131156559 gene encoding G2/mitotic-specific cyclin-1-like, yielding MGNPLAVVEYVEEIYAYYRENENSGCISLNYMAHQFDINYQMRAILIDWLIEVHCKFKLMEETLFLTINLIDRFLECRAVVRKKLQLVGVIAILLACKYEEVSVLVVEDMVLITDEAYTKKEFLDMVTDFSLHFPRILNKI